One region of Eleutherodactylus coqui strain aEleCoq1 chromosome 5, aEleCoq1.hap1, whole genome shotgun sequence genomic DNA includes:
- the LOC136627295 gene encoding zinc finger protein OZF-like isoform X2 — MDKERNEITEILLNAALEIIYLLTGEDYTAVKTSGDSVTPIIHLQESGGWSRTPGPITEPPPHPLTNKEKILELTKKMTELLTGEVPIRCQDVTVYFSMEEWEYIGGHRDLYKDVMMDDHRPLTSSENRSEANVRLLVNNEVKGEDIPQLSTRGNLITLDVPPGLHSSHLSSNLPNQKGPSPHRPQIVTPSKGLEGGERFQCDLCGNHFTRKSSLFIHKRIHTGERPFTCSECGKSFRYKLCLHQHKRMHTGEKPYSCSECGKCFTRKSTLSIHERIHKGEKPYSCSECGKCFVNKSELAKHERRHTGEKPYSCTECGKCFKEKSNLVTHERIHTGEKPYSCTQCGKCFISKAHLTYHVKSHTQEKSF, encoded by the exons ATGGACAAGGAGCGGAATGAGATTACCGAGATCCTACTGAACGCCGccttggagatcatctacctgctgaccggagag GATTACACCGCAGTGAAGACATCCGGTGACTctgtgactcccatcatccatctccaggagtcaggaggatggagccggACCCCGGGCCCCATCACTGAGCCTCCCCCGCACCCCCTGACCAATAAGGAGAAGATCCTAGAGCTCACCAAgaagatgacggagctgctgaccggagag gttcctataaggtgtcaggatgtcaccgtctatttctccatggaggagtgggagtatataggaggacaccgggatctgtacaaggacgtcatgatggacgaCCACCGGCCCCTCACATCATCAG AAAATCGCTCCGAGGCAAATGTCAGGCTATTGGTCAATAATGAAGTAAAAGGTGAAGATATCCCGCAGCTCTCTACAAGAGGAAACCTCATTACCCTTGATGTACCTCCAGGACTTCATAGTTCACATTTGTCTTCTAATCTCCCTAATCAGAAGGGACCTTCTCCTCACCGACCACAGATTGTTACCCCAAGTAAAGGTCTGGAAGGGGGCGAAAGGTTTCAGTGTGATTTATGTGGAAATCATTTTACAAGAAAGTCCAGTCTTTTTATAcataaaagaattcacacaggagagcggCCGTTCacctgctcagaatgtgggaaaagttttaggTATAAATTATGTCTTCATCAGCATAAGAGAATGCACACCGGAGAGAAGccctattcatgttcagaatgtgggaaatgttttacaaggaAATCAACTCTTTCTATACATGAAAGAATTCAcaaaggagagaagccgtattcatgttcagaatgtgggaaatgtttcgtAAATAAATCAGAACTAGCTAAACATGAGAgacgtcacacaggagagaagccgtattcatgtacagaatgtgggaagtgctttaaagaaaaatcaaatcttgttacacatgagagaattcacacaggagagaagccgtattcatgtacacaatgtgggaagtgttttattaGTAAAGCCCATCTTACATATCACGTGAAAAGTCACACGCAAGAAAAATCGTTTTGA
- the LOC136627295 gene encoding zinc finger protein OZF-like isoform X1: MDKERNEITEILLNAALEIIYLLTGEVSGSRFLSDYTAVKTSGDSVTPIIHLQESGGWSRTPGPITEPPPHPLTNKEKILELTKKMTELLTGEVPIRCQDVTVYFSMEEWEYIGGHRDLYKDVMMDDHRPLTSSENRSEANVRLLVNNEVKGEDIPQLSTRGNLITLDVPPGLHSSHLSSNLPNQKGPSPHRPQIVTPSKGLEGGERFQCDLCGNHFTRKSSLFIHKRIHTGERPFTCSECGKSFRYKLCLHQHKRMHTGEKPYSCSECGKCFTRKSTLSIHERIHKGEKPYSCSECGKCFVNKSELAKHERRHTGEKPYSCTECGKCFKEKSNLVTHERIHTGEKPYSCTQCGKCFISKAHLTYHVKSHTQEKSF; encoded by the exons ATGGACAAGGAGCGGAATGAGATTACCGAGATCCTACTGAACGCCGccttggagatcatctacctgctgaccggagaggtgagcggcTCTAGGTTTCTATCG GATTACACCGCAGTGAAGACATCCGGTGACTctgtgactcccatcatccatctccaggagtcaggaggatggagccggACCCCGGGCCCCATCACTGAGCCTCCCCCGCACCCCCTGACCAATAAGGAGAAGATCCTAGAGCTCACCAAgaagatgacggagctgctgaccggagag gttcctataaggtgtcaggatgtcaccgtctatttctccatggaggagtgggagtatataggaggacaccgggatctgtacaaggacgtcatgatggacgaCCACCGGCCCCTCACATCATCAG AAAATCGCTCCGAGGCAAATGTCAGGCTATTGGTCAATAATGAAGTAAAAGGTGAAGATATCCCGCAGCTCTCTACAAGAGGAAACCTCATTACCCTTGATGTACCTCCAGGACTTCATAGTTCACATTTGTCTTCTAATCTCCCTAATCAGAAGGGACCTTCTCCTCACCGACCACAGATTGTTACCCCAAGTAAAGGTCTGGAAGGGGGCGAAAGGTTTCAGTGTGATTTATGTGGAAATCATTTTACAAGAAAGTCCAGTCTTTTTATAcataaaagaattcacacaggagagcggCCGTTCacctgctcagaatgtgggaaaagttttaggTATAAATTATGTCTTCATCAGCATAAGAGAATGCACACCGGAGAGAAGccctattcatgttcagaatgtgggaaatgttttacaaggaAATCAACTCTTTCTATACATGAAAGAATTCAcaaaggagagaagccgtattcatgttcagaatgtgggaaatgtttcgtAAATAAATCAGAACTAGCTAAACATGAGAgacgtcacacaggagagaagccgtattcatgtacagaatgtgggaagtgctttaaagaaaaatcaaatcttgttacacatgagagaattcacacaggagagaagccgtattcatgtacacaatgtgggaagtgttttattaGTAAAGCCCATCTTACATATCACGTGAAAAGTCACACGCAAGAAAAATCGTTTTGA